Proteins found in one Clostridium kluyveri DSM 555 genomic segment:
- a CDS encoding ABC transporter ATP-binding protein — protein MKSLTIKVNNVSKIYEIRGKKKVLVLKDINLTVNTNEFTCILGPSGCGKSTLLRIIAGLDSSTEGTVQIDEQTITEPNKNSSVVFQDYALFPWRTVVQNVEFGLILRKVPRKEAKEKALKYLNIVNMSEFKDQYIHQLSGGMKQRVAIARALVMEPKILLMDEPFGALDTFTRIQLQDELINICKNRELSVVFVTHDIDEAIYLGDKIAIMKSNPGNINSLIEIPLIKPRNRTHYNFTHYRNLIYKEFSLVKEFEPEYNI, from the coding sequence GTGAAGAGTTTGACAATTAAAGTTAATAATGTTTCTAAAATATACGAAATTAGAGGAAAAAAGAAAGTTCTGGTATTAAAAGATATAAATTTAACAGTTAATACAAATGAATTTACCTGTATTTTAGGTCCCTCAGGCTGCGGAAAAAGCACGTTATTAAGAATAATTGCAGGACTTGATTCATCCACAGAAGGAACTGTTCAAATAGATGAACAGACTATAACTGAACCAAATAAAAATAGTTCTGTAGTTTTTCAAGACTATGCATTATTTCCCTGGAGAACTGTTGTACAAAATGTAGAATTTGGGCTTATATTAAGAAAAGTGCCACGAAAAGAAGCTAAAGAAAAAGCATTAAAATACCTAAATATTGTTAATATGAGTGAATTTAAAGATCAATATATACACCAGTTATCTGGAGGAATGAAACAAAGAGTGGCTATTGCAAGAGCTCTGGTAATGGAACCTAAAATTCTTTTAATGGACGAACCATTTGGTGCATTGGACACATTTACCAGGATTCAATTACAGGATGAACTAATTAACATATGCAAAAATAGAGAGCTAAGTGTGGTGTTTGTTACGCATGATATTGATGAAGCCATTTATCTGGGAGATAAAATTGCCATTATGAAATCTAATCCAGGTAACATAAATTCCTTAATAGAGATCCCATTAATCAAACCAAGAAATAGAACACATTACAATTTTACACATTATAGAAATCTTATATACAAAGAATTTTCATTAGTAAAAGAATTTGAACCTGAATATAACATTTAA
- a CDS encoding DUF1659 domain-containing protein, with amino-acid sequence MAANASLLETSIVLSYKDGLDSEGKDIIKRQTFSNIKVTASSQDIYDVTGEIEILLGKAIEEIVRKDESVVTNG; translated from the coding sequence ATGGCTGCTAATGCAAGTTTACTGGAAACTTCTATAGTATTAAGTTATAAAGATGGATTGGATTCTGAAGGAAAAGATATAATTAAAAGGCAAACTTTTTCAAATATAAAGGTAACTGCTTCTTCCCAGGATATTTATGATGTGACAGGGGAAATAGAGATCCTCCTAGGAAAGGCAATAGAGGAGATTGTAAGAAAAGATGAAAGTGTAGTAACAAACGGATAA
- a CDS encoding 4Fe-4S dicluster domain-containing protein produces the protein MSKNTKRSYQWISFDKDKCISCNKCVDYCPRDVLRLEEDGIPFMKYKDDCWYCDVCSYICPKGAVKLEEVPYLIK, from the coding sequence ATGAGTAAAAACACTAAAAGGAGCTATCAATGGATAAGCTTTGATAAGGATAAGTGCATTTCATGTAATAAATGCGTTGATTATTGTCCCAGGGATGTTTTGAGACTTGAAGAAGATGGAATACCTTTCATGAAATATAAAGATGACTGCTGGTATTGTGATGTATGTTCATATATTTGTCCTAAAGGTGCTGTTAAATTAGAAGAAGTTCCATATTTAATCAAATAA
- a CDS encoding ABC transporter substrate-binding protein: protein MSKSSRKIILSLLALTLVGTFFAGCSNNQQNGSTNSKKEVVKIAVGYQTVTSQTWGALIIKNKKLYEKYLEEKYPNKEFQIEWFNAQSGPPLTNNMVAGKLQFAFMGDMPILINGEKGQTSQNYKSVFLAFDGKGEKGKNQAILVPKDSNINSVKDLAGKNVSVPLGSSAHRMLLNELDKYGITDKVNILNQDVTVGMTNIEQNKIDAHASWEPFPSLIENKGIGKTLVDGSDTNVDYLDGIVADRTWVEKNKDYTIALLKSLIEAHKYIRENPEDAAKIFAEESKYPIDVTKKIVKNIRFDSVIYDKDKVTLEGSKDFLKKLDKIKDVDLNKFIDDEYIKQAYKESNLQYPSADLLKGNWQPLK, encoded by the coding sequence ATGTCAAAAAGTTCAAGAAAAATAATATTGAGTTTATTAGCCCTGACACTGGTTGGAACATTTTTTGCAGGATGTTCAAATAATCAGCAAAATGGTAGTACTAATTCAAAAAAGGAGGTGGTAAAAATTGCTGTAGGCTATCAGACAGTTACTTCTCAAACTTGGGGAGCATTAATTATAAAAAATAAAAAACTCTACGAAAAGTATTTAGAAGAGAAATACCCTAATAAGGAATTTCAAATTGAATGGTTTAATGCCCAATCAGGACCACCGCTAACTAATAATATGGTGGCAGGAAAACTTCAATTTGCATTTATGGGAGACATGCCAATACTTATTAACGGAGAAAAGGGACAAACCTCTCAAAATTATAAGTCAGTGTTCTTAGCTTTTGATGGAAAGGGAGAAAAGGGAAAGAATCAGGCAATCTTAGTACCAAAGGACAGCAATATTAACTCAGTTAAAGACTTAGCAGGGAAAAATGTATCTGTACCTTTAGGCTCCAGTGCACACCGCATGCTGCTTAATGAATTGGACAAATATGGAATAACTGACAAGGTTAATATTTTAAATCAAGATGTTACCGTTGGCATGACTAATATAGAACAAAATAAAATAGATGCCCACGCTTCTTGGGAACCATTTCCAAGTCTCATAGAGAATAAAGGAATTGGAAAAACACTAGTAGATGGCAGTGATACAAATGTAGATTATTTAGACGGAATTGTTGCAGATAGAACATGGGTGGAAAAAAATAAAGATTATACAATAGCGCTTCTGAAATCACTGATAGAAGCTCATAAATATATAAGAGAAAATCCTGAAGATGCAGCTAAAATATTTGCAGAAGAAAGTAAATATCCAATAGATGTAACAAAGAAGATCGTTAAAAATATAAGATTTGATTCTGTTATATATGATAAGGATAAAGTTACTTTAGAAGGCAGTAAGGACTTTTTAAAAAAGCTAGATAAAATTAAGGATGTGGATTTAAATAAATTTATTGATGATGAATATATAAAACAGGCATATAAAGAATCTAATCTTCAATATCCAAGTGCAGATTTACTAAAAGGTAACTGGCAGCCCTTAAAATGA
- a CDS encoding TrpB-like pyridoxal phosphate-dependent enzyme, producing the protein MSKVPYRVYLSEEEIPRKWYNLRADMKEQHEPYINPGTMKPAKAEDLYAVFCEELAKQEMDDKTRYVDIPEEVLNFYKIYRPSPLCRAYNLEKALDTPAKIYYKFEGNNTSGSHKLNSAVAQVYYAKKQGITSLTTETGAGQWGTALSEACAYFEIPLTVYMVKVSSQQKPYRKAIMETFGAKVIPSPSDTTEAGRAILAKNPNTGGSLGCAISEAIEHAVKTENCRYVLGSVLNQVLLHQSIIGLETKAAMEKIDTYPDIVIGCAGGGSNLGGLIAPFMQDKLTEKANPYFIAVEPASCPSLTRGKYAYDFCDTGKITPLAKMYTLGCEFIPSANHAGGLRYHGMSPILSKLYHDGYMDEARAVEQTRIFDAAALFAKYETILPAPESSHAIRVAIDEALKCKETGEAKTILFGLTGTGYFDMQAYIQYNENKMSDYIPTDEDLQKGFDALPSIPGIQD; encoded by the coding sequence ATGAGTAAAGTACCTTATAGAGTTTATTTGTCAGAGGAGGAAATACCACGTAAGTGGTATAATCTTAGGGCTGATATGAAAGAACAACATGAGCCTTACATAAATCCAGGCACTATGAAACCTGCAAAAGCTGAAGATTTATATGCTGTATTCTGTGAAGAACTTGCAAAACAAGAAATGGACGACAAAACTAGATATGTAGATATTCCAGAGGAGGTTCTTAATTTCTATAAAATCTATCGTCCGTCACCTCTTTGTCGAGCATATAATCTGGAAAAAGCGCTGGATACACCTGCAAAGATTTATTACAAGTTTGAGGGAAATAACACTTCTGGTAGCCATAAGCTGAATTCTGCTGTAGCACAGGTTTATTATGCAAAGAAACAAGGGATTACTTCCCTTACTACAGAAACTGGAGCTGGTCAATGGGGCACAGCTTTATCTGAAGCTTGTGCATACTTTGAAATACCTTTAACAGTTTATATGGTTAAGGTATCTTCCCAGCAGAAGCCTTATCGAAAGGCAATTATGGAAACCTTTGGAGCAAAAGTTATTCCAAGTCCATCAGATACAACCGAAGCTGGGCGTGCTATTCTTGCTAAGAATCCAAATACAGGGGGCAGTCTTGGATGTGCTATTTCTGAAGCTATTGAACATGCAGTAAAAACGGAAAACTGTCGCTATGTTTTGGGCTCTGTTCTTAATCAAGTTCTCCTTCACCAATCGATTATTGGTCTTGAAACTAAAGCGGCTATGGAAAAAATTGATACTTATCCTGATATAGTCATAGGCTGTGCCGGTGGAGGCTCTAATCTTGGTGGACTTATTGCTCCTTTTATGCAGGATAAATTAACTGAAAAAGCTAATCCTTATTTTATAGCAGTTGAACCTGCCTCTTGTCCATCTCTTACTAGAGGAAAATATGCCTATGATTTTTGCGATACGGGAAAAATCACTCCTCTGGCAAAGATGTATACATTAGGTTGTGAGTTCATTCCTTCTGCTAACCATGCAGGTGGGTTACGTTATCATGGCATGAGTCCAATTCTTTCAAAGCTTTATCATGATGGATATATGGATGAAGCTCGTGCTGTAGAGCAAACAAGGATATTTGATGCTGCTGCATTGTTTGCAAAGTATGAAACAATACTTCCTGCTCCAGAATCTTCCCATGCAATTCGTGTGGCTATCGATGAAGCACTTAAATGTAAAGAAACAGGAGAGGCAAAGACAATTTTATTCGGTCTTACAGGAACTGGTTATTTTGATATGCAGGCATATATACAGTATAATGAAAATAAAATGTCTGATTATATCCCTACGGATGAGGATCTTCAAAAGGGATTCGATGCTTTACCGAGTATCCCTGGTATTCAAGATTAA
- a CDS encoding fumarate reductase/succinate dehydrogenase flavoprotein subunit, with amino-acid sequence MNLETINADVVILGGGSAGTIAAIKAKEKNPDASVVVLDKGPIETSGAIGRGMDALNIVASPGYSTPENVVEALTKVTEGVLDQETAYVLGEKSFQVIKDLEDYTKRKPGDLFPIDENGNYKVNYLHPVDHPLYLAMDGEDIKRGLAKRVRDLGVKVFDFTPAVKLFTTDGEVSGILAFNIRTGQKYLIKTPTVIITAGAAGKFGLPRDGYLSGLYEFPGNTGEGFSLAYQAGAKLINLECFQTNLLMKDFNGPACGYVVIPRGGYGVNALGEKYWTHGYWSGDMFLAVWREFTEGRGPVYLKMDHLPEETIEGLEKILWGTERTTRGLFHEQRGEDYRRWDSVEQGMEEITLCSGHSMSGIKVNKYAETSIPGLYAAGDCASVPHQYLTGAFVFGSIAGQRAVEYAKSHKTKEINADLKEVIEEIESPIKLEVGLSVQDVEYKIRSKISQYLTPPKSDPLMKKLLWWIDRIRREDIPRIKVDDYHNLIKVTEVKSILDCAEMAAKASLYRTESRWGLGHYRLAYPKRDSEWDNKWVVIQKNQETKEMALSKETVPPHKWKFEERLEYEYPVFNLNIGKGYVPPENDNRDSWIEEKVKREGFIIPKRIIPGGKENE; translated from the coding sequence ATGAATTTAGAAACTATAAATGCCGATGTGGTTATTCTAGGTGGTGGAAGTGCTGGAACAATTGCAGCAATTAAGGCAAAAGAAAAAAATCCTGATGCTTCGGTAGTAGTGTTAGATAAAGGACCAATAGAAACTTCTGGAGCAATAGGGAGAGGAATGGATGCCCTTAATATTGTAGCATCCCCTGGATACTCTACACCAGAAAATGTCGTAGAGGCTCTAACCAAGGTTACCGAAGGCGTTTTAGATCAAGAAACAGCTTATGTACTTGGAGAAAAAAGTTTTCAGGTAATAAAAGATTTAGAAGATTATACAAAAAGAAAGCCTGGAGACTTATTTCCAATTGATGAAAATGGAAACTATAAAGTGAACTATCTTCATCCAGTAGATCATCCATTATATCTTGCAATGGATGGAGAGGATATAAAAAGAGGACTAGCCAAAAGAGTTAGAGATTTAGGCGTTAAAGTTTTTGATTTTACACCAGCTGTAAAATTATTTACAACCGACGGAGAGGTTTCAGGTATACTTGCATTTAATATTCGCACAGGACAAAAATATCTAATAAAAACCCCTACAGTAATTATTACAGCAGGAGCAGCCGGTAAATTCGGATTGCCAAGAGATGGATATTTAAGTGGGTTATATGAATTTCCTGGAAATACAGGAGAAGGATTTTCACTAGCATATCAAGCTGGAGCTAAATTAATCAATCTAGAATGCTTTCAAACTAACCTTTTAATGAAGGACTTTAATGGACCAGCCTGTGGATATGTTGTAATACCAAGAGGCGGCTATGGAGTAAACGCACTGGGTGAAAAATATTGGACACACGGTTATTGGTCAGGAGATATGTTTTTAGCTGTTTGGCGTGAGTTTACGGAAGGAAGAGGTCCTGTGTATCTGAAGATGGATCATCTTCCAGAAGAAACAATAGAAGGACTGGAAAAAATTCTCTGGGGAACAGAAAGAACAACTCGAGGTTTGTTCCACGAACAAAGAGGAGAAGACTATAGAAGATGGGATTCAGTAGAACAGGGAATGGAAGAAATCACTTTATGTAGTGGTCATAGTATGTCAGGAATAAAGGTGAATAAATATGCAGAAACCAGTATACCAGGACTATATGCAGCTGGAGATTGTGCATCCGTTCCACATCAATATCTTACTGGAGCATTTGTATTTGGCAGCATAGCCGGTCAGCGTGCAGTAGAATATGCAAAGTCACATAAAACAAAAGAAATAAATGCAGATTTAAAAGAAGTTATTGAAGAAATAGAAAGTCCTATAAAATTAGAAGTTGGATTATCTGTTCAAGATGTTGAATATAAAATCAGATCTAAAATAAGCCAATACCTTACACCGCCAAAAAGTGATCCACTTATGAAAAAATTGCTCTGGTGGATCGATAGAATAAGAAGAGAGGATATACCTAGGATAAAAGTTGATGACTATCACAATCTCATAAAGGTTACTGAAGTTAAAAGCATTTTAGATTGTGCAGAAATGGCAGCAAAGGCTTCACTATATAGAACAGAAAGCAGATGGGGACTTGGCCATTATCGTTTAGCATATCCCAAAAGAGATAGTGAGTGGGATAACAAATGGGTAGTAATACAAAAAAATCAAGAAACTAAAGAAATGGCATTATCTAAGGAAACTGTTCCACCACATAAATGGAAATTTGAAGAAAGGTTGGAATACGAATATCCAGTATTTAATTTAAATATAGGAAAGGGATATGTTCCTCCTGAAAATGATAATAGAGATTCTTGGATAGAAGAAAAGGTCAAAAGAGAAGGATTCATTATTCCTAAGAGAATTATTCCAGGAGGTAAGGAAAATGAGTAA
- a CDS encoding ROK family transcriptional regulator — translation MKDNSNALKSLSFEEKKIFNLLQKNGRLSKNKISSRTDIKLTTLNYVMEPLEKSKMIVESCIGESTGGRRPILYDININDFYIIGIDISILYTQVVITNLKMEILYKELFNMDDSYTPCETVKKVVEIINRAYANLNLSHMKLLGIGVGSVGPLDIKNGIIKNPVDFFADKWTDVPIKKMLEEKLKHPVIVENGANAAVVAEYFYGVGRGIENIAFFNCGIGIRTGTISSGHLIRTINDEEEAFGHMTIDIDGEKCKCGNYGCLECYSTIKAIIKNISKKIKKGRHTIINKPVEEIDYKDVCLAAEMGDELSIDIITDAALILGSGLSNYIKLLSPKLVILTGPLIINSKLFYEVCVKSTLKNLNSTKGKSVIFNRCGYFSGDAISIGASAMVIERCLESGI, via the coding sequence ATGAAAGATAATTCCAATGCATTAAAAAGTTTAAGCTTTGAAGAAAAAAAAATATTTAATTTACTTCAGAAAAATGGACGCTTATCTAAAAATAAAATTTCATCTAGGACAGATATTAAATTGACCACATTAAATTACGTTATGGAACCTTTAGAAAAAAGTAAAATGATAGTCGAGAGTTGTATAGGAGAATCTACAGGCGGAAGAAGGCCAATTTTATATGATATAAATATAAATGATTTTTATATTATAGGTATTGATATATCAATACTCTATACTCAGGTAGTTATTACAAATTTAAAAATGGAAATTTTGTATAAGGAACTATTTAATATGGATGATTCCTATACTCCTTGTGAAACTGTAAAAAAAGTAGTGGAAATCATTAACAGGGCTTATGCAAATCTAAACTTAAGCCATATGAAACTGTTAGGAATTGGAGTAGGATCTGTGGGGCCTTTAGATATAAAAAATGGTATTATAAAAAACCCTGTTGACTTCTTTGCAGATAAATGGACTGACGTACCTATAAAGAAAATGCTAGAGGAAAAATTAAAACACCCCGTTATAGTTGAAAATGGTGCAAATGCAGCAGTTGTTGCAGAGTATTTTTACGGCGTGGGAAGGGGAATTGAAAATATTGCTTTTTTTAATTGTGGTATCGGAATAAGAACAGGAACAATTTCTTCAGGACATCTTATAAGAACAATAAATGACGAAGAAGAAGCCTTTGGGCATATGACAATCGACATTGATGGTGAAAAGTGTAAGTGCGGAAATTACGGCTGCTTAGAATGTTATTCTACCATCAAGGCAATAATAAAAAACATTTCTAAAAAAATCAAAAAAGGTAGACATACCATTATAAATAAACCTGTAGAAGAAATTGATTACAAAGATGTCTGCCTGGCAGCTGAGATGGGTGATGAACTGTCAATAGATATAATTACAGATGCTGCATTAATTTTAGGATCAGGGCTATCTAATTATATAAAATTATTAAGTCCTAAATTAGTTATATTAACAGGACCTTTAATAATAAACTCAAAACTTTTTTATGAAGTTTGCGTTAAAAGTACATTGAAAAATTTAAATTCTACTAAAGGGAAAAGTGTAATTTTTAATCGATGTGGATATTTCAGCGGAGATGCCATATCAATAGGTGCTTCAGCTATGGTAATTGAGAGATGCCTGGAAAGTGGAATATAA
- a CDS encoding RNA polymerase sigma factor — protein sequence MICDFKNDAVIDKHHEIEIYRDYDLLKISKLEVLLERAKIGDSSAAEEICRRFNGMVVNICRSIYINGYTMEDMLQEGRVSLIKSINSYDLNSKYPFPAYAKGAVTKNFYYQIRSNVKKVSCCSIYSSNAEGKLFIDMIPSNENIEENFIKNQQQVQLGKAIKRLSPKDKNIIIWYYIKGKNLKEYAVKKKIAYRTAVYRKNRALHNLRKLFKANLWL from the coding sequence ATGATATGTGATTTCAAAAATGATGCCGTGATAGATAAGCACCATGAAATCGAAATATATAGAGACTATGATTTACTAAAAATATCTAAATTAGAAGTTTTATTAGAAAGGGCAAAGATTGGTGATTCTAGTGCTGCAGAAGAAATCTGCAGGAGATTTAATGGAATGGTTGTAAATATATGTAGATCCATTTATATAAATGGATACACTATGGAGGACATGCTTCAGGAGGGAAGGGTATCTCTTATTAAATCTATTAATAGTTATGATTTAAATTCAAAATATCCTTTTCCTGCATATGCCAAAGGAGCTGTGACCAAAAATTTTTATTATCAAATAAGAAGTAATGTGAAAAAGGTCAGCTGCTGCAGTATTTACAGCAGTAATGCAGAAGGGAAGCTGTTTATAGATATGATACCTTCCAATGAAAATATTGAAGAAAATTTTATAAAAAACCAGCAGCAAGTACAGTTGGGAAAAGCTATAAAAAGACTTTCACCAAAAGATAAGAATATAATAATCTGGTATTATATAAAAGGTAAAAATTTAAAAGAATATGCGGTAAAAAAGAAAATAGCTTATAGGACAGCTGTTTACAGAAAGAACAGAGCTCTTCACAATTTAAGAAAATTATTTAAAGCTAATTTATGGCTTTAA
- a CDS encoding SLAP domain-containing protein yields MVKKTEHDKENTGTEYVSTVLSLLDEEENVVSDVQKEIFEDEIKELPPIEEGQLNVSGVYLYDVEDKLEVKVYIRNGLSYDLNLNKIPFVITNSKGDVLAAQKFNLSSLGTLPPHSARPLKLYFDKENVKVDKIPEDDWKIILEGNLSITSKVRPRYEGLPESIDIKDKLVFDKFLEELPEMTEGEFSISTFSVGLRKNGNILVTAVMRNATNKPITIDKIPITVLDAKKRAVKSEKFTLDNFTVSPYRAKICNFAFPTNVHPEEDTSLNDWSVVYKLVKISGGKNIKAVKRKK; encoded by the coding sequence ATGGTAAAGAAAACAGAACATGATAAGGAAAATACCGGTACAGAATATGTTTCCACAGTTCTCTCTCTTTTAGACGAAGAAGAAAATGTAGTTTCTGATGTACAAAAAGAAATTTTTGAAGATGAAATAAAAGAACTTCCCCCTATAGAGGAGGGGCAACTCAATGTGTCAGGTGTATACCTTTATGATGTAGAAGATAAACTTGAGGTTAAAGTATATATAAGAAATGGACTTTCATATGATTTGAATTTAAATAAAATACCTTTTGTAATTACAAATTCCAAAGGTGATGTTTTGGCAGCTCAGAAGTTTAACCTATCGTCTCTTGGAACACTTCCTCCACATTCGGCAAGACCTTTAAAACTTTACTTTGATAAAGAGAATGTTAAAGTGGATAAAATACCAGAAGATGACTGGAAAATTATATTGGAGGGTAATCTTAGTATAACTTCAAAGGTAAGGCCCAGGTATGAAGGGCTTCCTGAAAGCATAGATATAAAAGACAAGCTTGTTTTTGACAAATTTTTAGAAGAACTGCCAGAAATGACAGAAGGAGAATTTTCTATATCTACTTTTAGTGTAGGCCTGCGAAAGAACGGAAATATATTAGTTACAGCAGTAATGAGAAATGCCACAAATAAACCAATTACCATTGATAAGATACCTATAACTGTATTGGATGCCAAAAAAAGGGCTGTTAAATCGGAAAAGTTTACGTTGGATAATTTTACAGTAAGTCCTTATAGGGCTAAAATATGTAATTTCGCTTTTCCAACTAATGTACATCCTGAAGAAGATACCTCGTTAAATGATTGGTCTGTGGTCTATAAACTGGTGAAAATAAGTGGAGGAAAGAATATCAAGGCTGTTAAAAGGAAAAAATAA
- a CDS encoding DUF2922 domain-containing protein, producing MTRVLTMTFLTEEGKKASIRVSNIKDNLTEQEVKTTMETIIAKNIFTSKSGDLKSIDSAHIEESSTTELQVK from the coding sequence ATGACAAGAGTATTGACTATGACTTTCTTAACTGAAGAAGGTAAGAAGGCTTCTATAAGAGTTTCAAATATAAAGGATAATTTAACAGAGCAAGAAGTGAAAACCACTATGGAGACAATTATTGCAAAAAATATATTCACTTCAAAAAGTGGAGATTTGAAATCTATAGATTCAGCTCATATAGAAGAAAGTTCAACTACAGAACTTCAAGTGAAATAA
- a CDS encoding ABC transporter permease has product MKENTTSYSKVKKILCKVFSILVFIIVWQLLVNLNIKRPLMFGNLPSPLDVFQTLKTIIIQKEFYQHALYSCIRIFIGCTLALPIAVIFGFLIGLTKFGENFILPIFDMLRPIPQIAWIPIAILIFPSVEGSIIFITFLGAFFPILVNTIAGTQAANSLLIEAAKSMSASKWQLIRYVSFPSAVPNIFTGLTIGIGSSWMSVIAAEMISGKYGIGYYTWTSYTLMQYPETIIGMITIGVIGAICFSLVRKLEKIILVWRE; this is encoded by the coding sequence ATGAAAGAAAATACTACTTCTTATTCTAAGGTGAAAAAGATATTATGTAAAGTATTTTCAATTTTGGTATTCATTATTGTATGGCAGCTATTGGTTAATTTAAATATAAAAAGGCCCTTAATGTTTGGAAATTTACCATCACCATTAGATGTTTTTCAAACTCTTAAAACAATCATAATTCAGAAAGAATTTTATCAGCATGCTTTGTACAGCTGCATAAGAATTTTTATAGGCTGCACCTTAGCACTTCCTATAGCAGTGATATTTGGATTCTTGATTGGGTTGACCAAATTTGGAGAGAACTTTATACTGCCTATTTTTGATATGCTAAGGCCTATTCCTCAAATTGCCTGGATTCCTATAGCAATATTAATATTTCCGTCTGTAGAAGGAAGTATCATTTTTATAACTTTTTTAGGAGCATTCTTTCCCATACTAGTTAATACCATTGCGGGAACACAAGCTGCTAATTCACTGCTGATAGAAGCCGCAAAAAGTATGAGTGCAAGTAAATGGCAGTTAATAAGATATGTATCTTTTCCAAGTGCTGTTCCTAATATTTTCACTGGACTTACCATAGGTATAGGAAGCTCATGGATGAGTGTCATAGCTGCTGAAATGATATCGGGCAAGTATGGAATAGGATACTATACCTGGACTTCCTATACTTTAATGCAGTACCCCGAAACAATAATAGGTATGATAACTATTGGTGTTATAGGAGCAATATGCTTTTCTTTGGTGAGGAAGCTAGAAAAAATCATACTGGTATGGCGTGAATAA